Proteins from one Cyprinus carpio isolate SPL01 chromosome B15, ASM1834038v1, whole genome shotgun sequence genomic window:
- the zgc:113279 gene encoding NF-kappa-B inhibitor zeta isoform X1: MVSSQVKATGRIKPPKHTEQRDYSCNGSPLPAEPPSYADGPNPPVPNQKTAGGNKANNSCQTGQKKQKSTSEKKYVGVRVRMPVRDMLRNIQIAKGIDPKDLQGKHSKASKGEKKRVNTGGNQRRFLKKHQTKSLDELAIIVEVLEEDLKTCQLNRSPNKSPSDSYSSEFWFEDASPQGFMNTYGQENEIPLSPSYSVPSSTSPVHSVSSLYPSPTYSQGADVFFGNQEDYSSYESDKYRYDDLYGMSCSPAKSCEYQVPSPQESFNASPNPEVWEVSSQKMNYPPWPHSQQEEWSGMTFFWTQLEREENLLKKISDQELLALDENRRILLHRVVEEGKRSLVYVIARRMAALKKLDIKDSEGKTPLHLAAQKNQHFMVADLVSLGANINVKDQYGKTCLHLSAENGYIRVLEVLKGLMKNGIYINLEERDANGLSALQCAAVSLNHTVRELELCESAGRVRLHTLRKEQMMETLECLLQMECYLHAPVRMRDKHAAGQHDSLE, from the exons ATGGTGAGCAGTCAGGTAAAGGCCACAGGGCGCATTAAGCCACCTAAACACACCGAACAGCGCGACTATTCGTGCAACGGGTCACCGCTGCCAGCAGAACCTCCTTCATATGCAGATGGACCGAATCCACCGGTACCGAACCAGAAAACGGCAGGGGGCAATAAAGCCAATAACAGCTGTCAAACAG gacaaaaaaaacaaaagtctacTTCTGAAAAGAAGTATGTCGGAGTCCGAGTGAGAATGCCAGTACGGGACATGCTCAGAAATATACAGATAGCCAAGGGTATTGATCCTAAAGATCTGCAG GGAAAACATTCAAAGGCTTCTAAAG GGGAGAAGAAAAGAGTTAACACAGGTGGAAACCAGAGACGTTTTCTG AAGAAGCATCAAACAAAAAGCCTTGATGAGCTTGCAATTATAGTAGAAGTGCTGGAGGAGGATCTCAAGACCTGTCAGTTAAACAGATCGCCAAACAAAAGCCCTTCAGATTCATATTCTTCTGAGTTCTGGTTTGAAGATGCATCTCCACAAGGTTTCATGAACACATATGGCCAGGAGAATGAGATACCTTTGTCTCCAAGCTACTCGGTACCCTCCTCAACCTCCCCTGTCCATTCTGTCTCCAGCCTCTACCCATCCCCAACTTACAGCCAGGGTGCCGATGTCTTCTTTGGGAATCAGGAAGACTATAGCAGTTATGAGTCAGATAAGTACAGGTATGATGATCTATATGGAATGAGCTGCTCTCCAGCCAAGTCATGCGAATATCAGGTGCCCTCTCCACAAGAGTCATTCAACGCCAGTCCCAACCCAGAAGTCTGGGAGGTTTCTTCTCAAAAGATGAACTATCCACCATGGCCACATTCTCAGCAGGAGGAGTGGAGCGGTATGACCTTCTTCTGGACTCAACTGGAAAGAGAAGAGAATCTGCTGAAAAAGATATCAGACCAAGAGCTTCTTGCTCTAGACGAAAACAGAAGGAT TCTTTTACACAGAGTTGTTGAGGAGGGAAAGAGATCCCTTGTCTACGTTATTGCCAGAAGGATGGCAGCTCTGAAGAAACTGGATATCAAAGATTCAGAGGGAAAG ACTCCCCTTCATCTTGCTGCACAGAAGAATCAGCACTTCATGGTGGCTGATTTGGTGTCACTTGGTGCAAATATCAATGTGAAGGACCAATATGGGAAAACATGTCTTCATCTCAGTGCAGAGAATGGATATATTCGAGTCTTGGAG GTCCTAAAAGGTTTGATGAAGAATGGCATATATATTAATTTGGAGGAAAGAGATGCAAACG GACTCAGTGCGCTGCAGTGTGCGGCAGTATCTCTTAACCACACAGTGCGCGAGCTGGAGCTGTGCGAGTCTGCAGGACGGGTTAGACTGCACACCCTTCGCAAGGAGCAGATGATGGAAACGCTAGAGTGCCTCCTTCAAATGGAGTGCTATTTACATGCTCCGGTGAGAATGAGAGACAAACATGCAGCTGGCCAACATGATTCACTAGAGTAG
- the zgc:113279 gene encoding NF-kappa-B inhibitor zeta isoform X3 yields MVSSQVKATGRIKPPKHTEQRDYSCNGSPLPAEPPSYADGPNPPVPNQKTAGGNKANNSCQTGQKKQKSTSEKKYVGVRVRMPVRDMLRNIQIAKGIDPKDLQHCVWPKGEKKRVNTGGNQRRFLKKHQTKSLDELAIIVEVLEEDLKTCQLNRSPNKSPSDSYSSEFWFEDASPQGFMNTYGQENEIPLSPSYSVPSSTSPVHSVSSLYPSPTYSQGADVFFGNQEDYSSYESDKYRYDDLYGMSCSPAKSCEYQVPSPQESFNASPNPEVWEVSSQKMNYPPWPHSQQEEWSGMTFFWTQLEREENLLKKISDQELLALDENRRILLHRVVEEGKRSLVYVIARRMAALKKLDIKDSEGKTPLHLAAQKNQHFMVADLVSLGANINVKDQYGKTCLHLSAENGYIRVLEVLKGLMKNGIYINLEERDANGLSALQCAAVSLNHTVRELELCESAGRVRLHTLRKEQMMETLECLLQMECYLHAPVRMRDKHAAGQHDSLE; encoded by the exons ATGGTGAGCAGTCAGGTAAAGGCCACAGGGCGCATTAAGCCACCTAAACACACCGAACAGCGCGACTATTCGTGCAACGGGTCACCGCTGCCAGCAGAACCTCCTTCATATGCAGATGGACCGAATCCACCGGTACCGAACCAGAAAACGGCAGGGGGCAATAAAGCCAATAACAGCTGTCAAACAG gacaaaaaaaacaaaagtctacTTCTGAAAAGAAGTATGTCGGAGTCCGAGTGAGAATGCCAGTACGGGACATGCTCAGAAATATACAGATAGCCAAGGGTATTGATCCTAAAGATCTGCAG CACTGTGTTTGGCCCAAAGGGGAGAAGAAAAGAGTTAACACAGGTGGAAACCAGAGACGTTTTCTG AAGAAGCATCAAACAAAAAGCCTTGATGAGCTTGCAATTATAGTAGAAGTGCTGGAGGAGGATCTCAAGACCTGTCAGTTAAACAGATCGCCAAACAAAAGCCCTTCAGATTCATATTCTTCTGAGTTCTGGTTTGAAGATGCATCTCCACAAGGTTTCATGAACACATATGGCCAGGAGAATGAGATACCTTTGTCTCCAAGCTACTCGGTACCCTCCTCAACCTCCCCTGTCCATTCTGTCTCCAGCCTCTACCCATCCCCAACTTACAGCCAGGGTGCCGATGTCTTCTTTGGGAATCAGGAAGACTATAGCAGTTATGAGTCAGATAAGTACAGGTATGATGATCTATATGGAATGAGCTGCTCTCCAGCCAAGTCATGCGAATATCAGGTGCCCTCTCCACAAGAGTCATTCAACGCCAGTCCCAACCCAGAAGTCTGGGAGGTTTCTTCTCAAAAGATGAACTATCCACCATGGCCACATTCTCAGCAGGAGGAGTGGAGCGGTATGACCTTCTTCTGGACTCAACTGGAAAGAGAAGAGAATCTGCTGAAAAAGATATCAGACCAAGAGCTTCTTGCTCTAGACGAAAACAGAAGGAT TCTTTTACACAGAGTTGTTGAGGAGGGAAAGAGATCCCTTGTCTACGTTATTGCCAGAAGGATGGCAGCTCTGAAGAAACTGGATATCAAAGATTCAGAGGGAAAG ACTCCCCTTCATCTTGCTGCACAGAAGAATCAGCACTTCATGGTGGCTGATTTGGTGTCACTTGGTGCAAATATCAATGTGAAGGACCAATATGGGAAAACATGTCTTCATCTCAGTGCAGAGAATGGATATATTCGAGTCTTGGAG GTCCTAAAAGGTTTGATGAAGAATGGCATATATATTAATTTGGAGGAAAGAGATGCAAACG GACTCAGTGCGCTGCAGTGTGCGGCAGTATCTCTTAACCACACAGTGCGCGAGCTGGAGCTGTGCGAGTCTGCAGGACGGGTTAGACTGCACACCCTTCGCAAGGAGCAGATGATGGAAACGCTAGAGTGCCTCCTTCAAATGGAGTGCTATTTACATGCTCCGGTGAGAATGAGAGACAAACATGCAGCTGGCCAACATGATTCACTAGAGTAG
- the zgc:113279 gene encoding NF-kappa-B inhibitor zeta isoform X2, which produces MVSSQVKATGRIKPPKHTEQRDYSCNGSPLPAEPPSYADGPNPPVPNQKTAGGNKANNSCQTGQKKQKSTSEKKYVGVRVRMPVRDMLRNIQIAKGIDPKDLQGKHSKASKGEKKRVNTGGNQRRFLKHQTKSLDELAIIVEVLEEDLKTCQLNRSPNKSPSDSYSSEFWFEDASPQGFMNTYGQENEIPLSPSYSVPSSTSPVHSVSSLYPSPTYSQGADVFFGNQEDYSSYESDKYRYDDLYGMSCSPAKSCEYQVPSPQESFNASPNPEVWEVSSQKMNYPPWPHSQQEEWSGMTFFWTQLEREENLLKKISDQELLALDENRRILLHRVVEEGKRSLVYVIARRMAALKKLDIKDSEGKTPLHLAAQKNQHFMVADLVSLGANINVKDQYGKTCLHLSAENGYIRVLEVLKGLMKNGIYINLEERDANGLSALQCAAVSLNHTVRELELCESAGRVRLHTLRKEQMMETLECLLQMECYLHAPVRMRDKHAAGQHDSLE; this is translated from the exons ATGGTGAGCAGTCAGGTAAAGGCCACAGGGCGCATTAAGCCACCTAAACACACCGAACAGCGCGACTATTCGTGCAACGGGTCACCGCTGCCAGCAGAACCTCCTTCATATGCAGATGGACCGAATCCACCGGTACCGAACCAGAAAACGGCAGGGGGCAATAAAGCCAATAACAGCTGTCAAACAG gacaaaaaaaacaaaagtctacTTCTGAAAAGAAGTATGTCGGAGTCCGAGTGAGAATGCCAGTACGGGACATGCTCAGAAATATACAGATAGCCAAGGGTATTGATCCTAAAGATCTGCAG GGAAAACATTCAAAGGCTTCTAAAG GGGAGAAGAAAAGAGTTAACACAGGTGGAAACCAGAGACGTTTTCTG AAGCATCAAACAAAAAGCCTTGATGAGCTTGCAATTATAGTAGAAGTGCTGGAGGAGGATCTCAAGACCTGTCAGTTAAACAGATCGCCAAACAAAAGCCCTTCAGATTCATATTCTTCTGAGTTCTGGTTTGAAGATGCATCTCCACAAGGTTTCATGAACACATATGGCCAGGAGAATGAGATACCTTTGTCTCCAAGCTACTCGGTACCCTCCTCAACCTCCCCTGTCCATTCTGTCTCCAGCCTCTACCCATCCCCAACTTACAGCCAGGGTGCCGATGTCTTCTTTGGGAATCAGGAAGACTATAGCAGTTATGAGTCAGATAAGTACAGGTATGATGATCTATATGGAATGAGCTGCTCTCCAGCCAAGTCATGCGAATATCAGGTGCCCTCTCCACAAGAGTCATTCAACGCCAGTCCCAACCCAGAAGTCTGGGAGGTTTCTTCTCAAAAGATGAACTATCCACCATGGCCACATTCTCAGCAGGAGGAGTGGAGCGGTATGACCTTCTTCTGGACTCAACTGGAAAGAGAAGAGAATCTGCTGAAAAAGATATCAGACCAAGAGCTTCTTGCTCTAGACGAAAACAGAAGGAT TCTTTTACACAGAGTTGTTGAGGAGGGAAAGAGATCCCTTGTCTACGTTATTGCCAGAAGGATGGCAGCTCTGAAGAAACTGGATATCAAAGATTCAGAGGGAAAG ACTCCCCTTCATCTTGCTGCACAGAAGAATCAGCACTTCATGGTGGCTGATTTGGTGTCACTTGGTGCAAATATCAATGTGAAGGACCAATATGGGAAAACATGTCTTCATCTCAGTGCAGAGAATGGATATATTCGAGTCTTGGAG GTCCTAAAAGGTTTGATGAAGAATGGCATATATATTAATTTGGAGGAAAGAGATGCAAACG GACTCAGTGCGCTGCAGTGTGCGGCAGTATCTCTTAACCACACAGTGCGCGAGCTGGAGCTGTGCGAGTCTGCAGGACGGGTTAGACTGCACACCCTTCGCAAGGAGCAGATGATGGAAACGCTAGAGTGCCTCCTTCAAATGGAGTGCTATTTACATGCTCCGGTGAGAATGAGAGACAAACATGCAGCTGGCCAACATGATTCACTAGAGTAG
- the zgc:113279 gene encoding NF-kappa-B inhibitor zeta isoform X4 yields MVSSQVKATGRIKPPKHTEQRDYSCNGSPLPAEPPSYADGPNPPVPNQKTAGGNKANNSCQTGQKKQKSTSEKKYVGVRVRMPVRDMLRNIQIAKGIDPKDLQGKHSKASKGEKKRVNTGGNQRRFLKKHQTKSLDELAIIVEVLEEDLKTCQLNRSPNKSPSDSYSSEFWFEDASPQGFMNTYGQENEIPLSPSYSVPSSTSPVHSVSSLYPSPTYSQGADVFFGNQEDYSSYESDKYRYDDLYGMSCSPAKSCEYQVPSPQESFNASPNPEVWEVSSQKMNYPPWPHSQQEEWSGMTFFWTQLEREENLLKKISDQELLALDENRRILLHRVVEEGKRSLVYVIARRMAALKKLDIKDSEGKTPLHLAAQKNQHFMVADLVSLGANINVKDQYGKTCLHLSAENGYIRVLEVLKGLMKNGIYINLEERDANGLSALQCAAVSLNHTVRELELCESAGRVRLHTLRKEQMMETLECLLQMECYLHAPARNNVI; encoded by the exons ATGGTGAGCAGTCAGGTAAAGGCCACAGGGCGCATTAAGCCACCTAAACACACCGAACAGCGCGACTATTCGTGCAACGGGTCACCGCTGCCAGCAGAACCTCCTTCATATGCAGATGGACCGAATCCACCGGTACCGAACCAGAAAACGGCAGGGGGCAATAAAGCCAATAACAGCTGTCAAACAG gacaaaaaaaacaaaagtctacTTCTGAAAAGAAGTATGTCGGAGTCCGAGTGAGAATGCCAGTACGGGACATGCTCAGAAATATACAGATAGCCAAGGGTATTGATCCTAAAGATCTGCAG GGAAAACATTCAAAGGCTTCTAAAG GGGAGAAGAAAAGAGTTAACACAGGTGGAAACCAGAGACGTTTTCTG AAGAAGCATCAAACAAAAAGCCTTGATGAGCTTGCAATTATAGTAGAAGTGCTGGAGGAGGATCTCAAGACCTGTCAGTTAAACAGATCGCCAAACAAAAGCCCTTCAGATTCATATTCTTCTGAGTTCTGGTTTGAAGATGCATCTCCACAAGGTTTCATGAACACATATGGCCAGGAGAATGAGATACCTTTGTCTCCAAGCTACTCGGTACCCTCCTCAACCTCCCCTGTCCATTCTGTCTCCAGCCTCTACCCATCCCCAACTTACAGCCAGGGTGCCGATGTCTTCTTTGGGAATCAGGAAGACTATAGCAGTTATGAGTCAGATAAGTACAGGTATGATGATCTATATGGAATGAGCTGCTCTCCAGCCAAGTCATGCGAATATCAGGTGCCCTCTCCACAAGAGTCATTCAACGCCAGTCCCAACCCAGAAGTCTGGGAGGTTTCTTCTCAAAAGATGAACTATCCACCATGGCCACATTCTCAGCAGGAGGAGTGGAGCGGTATGACCTTCTTCTGGACTCAACTGGAAAGAGAAGAGAATCTGCTGAAAAAGATATCAGACCAAGAGCTTCTTGCTCTAGACGAAAACAGAAGGAT TCTTTTACACAGAGTTGTTGAGGAGGGAAAGAGATCCCTTGTCTACGTTATTGCCAGAAGGATGGCAGCTCTGAAGAAACTGGATATCAAAGATTCAGAGGGAAAG ACTCCCCTTCATCTTGCTGCACAGAAGAATCAGCACTTCATGGTGGCTGATTTGGTGTCACTTGGTGCAAATATCAATGTGAAGGACCAATATGGGAAAACATGTCTTCATCTCAGTGCAGAGAATGGATATATTCGAGTCTTGGAG GTCCTAAAAGGTTTGATGAAGAATGGCATATATATTAATTTGGAGGAAAGAGATGCAAACG GACTCAGTGCGCTGCAGTGTGCGGCAGTATCTCTTAACCACACAGTGCGCGAGCTGGAGCTGTGCGAGTCTGCAGGACGGGTTAGACTGCACACCCTTCGCAAGGAGCAGATGATGGAAACGCTAGAGTGCCTCCTTCAAATGGAGTGCTATTTACATGCTCCG gcaAGAAACAACGTGATTTAG
- the zgc:113279 gene encoding NF-kappa-B inhibitor zeta isoform X5: MPVRDMLRNIQIAKGIDPKDLQGKHSKASKGEKKRVNTGGNQRRFLKKHQTKSLDELAIIVEVLEEDLKTCQLNRSPNKSPSDSYSSEFWFEDASPQGFMNTYGQENEIPLSPSYSVPSSTSPVHSVSSLYPSPTYSQGADVFFGNQEDYSSYESDKYRYDDLYGMSCSPAKSCEYQVPSPQESFNASPNPEVWEVSSQKMNYPPWPHSQQEEWSGMTFFWTQLEREENLLKKISDQELLALDENRRILLHRVVEEGKRSLVYVIARRMAALKKLDIKDSEGKTPLHLAAQKNQHFMVADLVSLGANINVKDQYGKTCLHLSAENGYIRVLEVLKGLMKNGIYINLEERDANGLSALQCAAVSLNHTVRELELCESAGRVRLHTLRKEQMMETLECLLQMECYLHAPVRMRDKHAAGQHDSLE, from the exons ATGCCAGTACGGGACATGCTCAGAAATATACAGATAGCCAAGGGTATTGATCCTAAAGATCTGCAG GGAAAACATTCAAAGGCTTCTAAAG GGGAGAAGAAAAGAGTTAACACAGGTGGAAACCAGAGACGTTTTCTG AAGAAGCATCAAACAAAAAGCCTTGATGAGCTTGCAATTATAGTAGAAGTGCTGGAGGAGGATCTCAAGACCTGTCAGTTAAACAGATCGCCAAACAAAAGCCCTTCAGATTCATATTCTTCTGAGTTCTGGTTTGAAGATGCATCTCCACAAGGTTTCATGAACACATATGGCCAGGAGAATGAGATACCTTTGTCTCCAAGCTACTCGGTACCCTCCTCAACCTCCCCTGTCCATTCTGTCTCCAGCCTCTACCCATCCCCAACTTACAGCCAGGGTGCCGATGTCTTCTTTGGGAATCAGGAAGACTATAGCAGTTATGAGTCAGATAAGTACAGGTATGATGATCTATATGGAATGAGCTGCTCTCCAGCCAAGTCATGCGAATATCAGGTGCCCTCTCCACAAGAGTCATTCAACGCCAGTCCCAACCCAGAAGTCTGGGAGGTTTCTTCTCAAAAGATGAACTATCCACCATGGCCACATTCTCAGCAGGAGGAGTGGAGCGGTATGACCTTCTTCTGGACTCAACTGGAAAGAGAAGAGAATCTGCTGAAAAAGATATCAGACCAAGAGCTTCTTGCTCTAGACGAAAACAGAAGGAT TCTTTTACACAGAGTTGTTGAGGAGGGAAAGAGATCCCTTGTCTACGTTATTGCCAGAAGGATGGCAGCTCTGAAGAAACTGGATATCAAAGATTCAGAGGGAAAG ACTCCCCTTCATCTTGCTGCACAGAAGAATCAGCACTTCATGGTGGCTGATTTGGTGTCACTTGGTGCAAATATCAATGTGAAGGACCAATATGGGAAAACATGTCTTCATCTCAGTGCAGAGAATGGATATATTCGAGTCTTGGAG GTCCTAAAAGGTTTGATGAAGAATGGCATATATATTAATTTGGAGGAAAGAGATGCAAACG GACTCAGTGCGCTGCAGTGTGCGGCAGTATCTCTTAACCACACAGTGCGCGAGCTGGAGCTGTGCGAGTCTGCAGGACGGGTTAGACTGCACACCCTTCGCAAGGAGCAGATGATGGAAACGCTAGAGTGCCTCCTTCAAATGGAGTGCTATTTACATGCTCCGGTGAGAATGAGAGACAAACATGCAGCTGGCCAACATGATTCACTAGAGTAG